CCTGTGGCAATGGGCCGGAGGCTGGACATTCCTGGGGTTGGTGGGGCTGATGGATCCGCCGCGCCCGGAGGCGGCACAAGCCATCGCCCGCTGCCGCGAAGCAGGCGTGCAGGTCAAGATGATCACCGGCGACCACAAGGCAACGGCAGCCGCCATCGCACTGGAGCTCGGCCTCGATGGCGAGGTGACCACCGGCGCCGAAGTGGAGCGCATGACCGAAGCGGAACTGTGCCGGGCCATACCCGGCATCACGGTTTTTGCGCGAGTCGCGCCGCAGCACAAGGTAAAAATCGTCAAAGCCCTGAAAGCCATCGGTCACGTAACCGCCATGACCGGCGACGGCGTCAACGACGCGCCGGCGCTCAAGACCGCCGACATCGGCATCGCCATGGGCATCACCGGCACGGCCGTGGCCAAGGAAGCGGCAACGCTGGTCCTTACGGACGACAATTTCGCTACTATTGTGCATGCCGTGGAAGAAGGCCGCCTGATTTACGACAATATTCTCAAATTCGTGCGTTTCCAGCTGTCCACCAACATTGCCGCAATTCTCACCGTCCTTGGCGCTACCCTGGCGGGTCTGCCGGTACCTTTTACCGCTATCCAGTTGCTCTGGATCAACATTATCATGGATGGGCCGCCCGCCATGACACTGGGTGTCGAACCCGCCAGGGCAGGATTGATGAAAGAAGCGCCTCGCACGCCGGGAACCCAGATCCTCCCGACAGAACGTCTGCTGCGCCTGGTTGTCTACGGCTGCATTATGATGGCCGGCACCCTTGCGATTTTCACCTACAGTCTGAAGCGGGGAGATACCGGCACCGCGTCGTTGACCATGGCTTTCACTACCTTTGTGCTGTTCCAGTTTTTCAACGTCTTCAACGCCCGTGCGGAACACGAAACCACCTTCAACGCCAACTTCCTGCATAACCGCAAGCTCTGGCTTGCCCTGAGCGGCGTGCTGCTGCTGCAGGTGGTGGTGGTCCACTGGCCATTGGCACAGGCGGTATTCGGCACGGCCTCCTTGAGCGCTGCCGACTGGCTGCTGAGCACAGCGGTAGCCTCCAGCGTATTGCTGACCGACGAAGCCAGAAAACTGCTGCTCCGACTCCTCAACAAAAGCCGGAAGCGAGCCAGAGCCTGAAGCGGGGACAGCACCACGTTGCCCTTTAAACAGAATCCCTGTCATCGAGGGAGAACACCTCCGGATCCGGGGAGCCCAAGAGTTCAAAACGGCAAAACCGTTGTCCTTGTAAACCGCAGCCCTTGTGAAAACGTCGGTTACCAAGGTATATGTAGCAAGAAAACCCTTCCCGGGATAAGAAAACGACAAGGAGACACCATGGAACAACTGCATGAAATTGCCAGCATCATCGCTCTGACCATGGGAGTAGCCTGGGCCAGCGGAATCAACCTGTACGCCACAATCCTGGTGCTTGGCCTGCTCGGCGCAACGGGCGGCATGGTTCTTCCGGAAAACCTCATGATTCTGACCGAGCCGATGGTCATCGGAGCGGCAGGCCTGATGTATGCCGTGGAGTTTTTCGCCGACAAGGTTCCGGGGGTGGATACCGGCTGGGACGGCCTGCACACCTTCATTCGCATACCTGCCGGCGCCCTGCTGGCTGCGGGCGCCGTTGGCGAGGTGCATCCGCCGCTTGCCCTGGCGGCGGCGATCGTCGGCGGCGGCCTCGCCGCCGCCACTCACGTGACCAAGGCCGGAACCAGGGTGTTGATCAACACCTCACCGGAACCGCTGAGCAACTGGGGCGCTTCTCTGAGCGAGGATCTTGTGGTCGTTGCCGGCCTCTGGGTCGCCCTGAATCACCCGTTGCTGTTCATCGGCCTGCTTATTCTGTTCATTTTACTCATGATCTGGCTGCTTCCGCGGATATGGACAATAATCAAAAAAATCTTCGGGTCCCTTGGACGGCTGTTCAGATCCGCAGAAAAGCCTGACCGCCCGAGCCCTGCCCCCACCCCGAAAGAGATTGACATCCCGCCCGATTTAGGCTAAATACATGGACCTCATAGAGTTTCGCCACCCTAGCTCAGCTGGTAGAGCAGGTGCATAGCTAAAAAATGACAAACGCTGCATCCCTTCGGGTTTGCAGCGTTTTTTTGTTTTTTTTGCTACAAATATAAATTTTGTTAATTTAAAAATTCGCGTAACTTGTTGTTATTATTGTTTTTTGACTTTGTAGACTTGGCGGGGTCCGGCGGGCTTTTGCCTCTCTGGCAGGTGGATTCTGGCGATATTGTCGCCGTTTTCGTTGCGGGGGAATCGATAAGTGATCAGGGCGTAGGTCGGGAAGATCCTGATCTGCGCAATGAGTGAGGCGATGACTTCGCGCTGTTCGGCCTGGTAAAGATGGTCGAAGGCCTGCCGGGTGATCTTGAGAGCGTCCCAGTCGGGGGCGATGGCTTGTGCGGAAAGGAGCCCGGCACGTTTTTGATTAAGGGTCCCGATGGTGTTGTCGATCTCATTTCTTTTTTGGCGGACGTCTGCGGGGCTGAGCAGGCCGTCGGCGACGGCTTCTACGAGGCGCTGTTTTTTGGTGTGACACTTTTCGATTTCGCGATCGATGTCGGCGAGTTTGCCGGGTGTGTCATCCGAATCTTGTCTGGCCTCCCATGCTCGCTGCAGTTCGGCGGCTTTTGACAGAAGGCCAAACAGGTTGGTCAATACTCTCTCCTCGAGGATGTGGGTCGGGATCATGCGGCTCTGGCATGCGTCGCTTTTGTCTTTGTGCCGGCAACCGTAGTAATCGAGGCGGGTTCCGTCGACGCGGGTGCGGCCGTTTTTCCATGCGCGGTAGGAGTGTCCGCAATATCCGCAGGTGAGGATATCGAGATTGCTGAGCATGGCGGCGTATTGTCTGCGCGGGGCTTTGCGGCGGCTGCCGCGGTTGCGGCGAATCCGCTCTGCTTGTAAGTGGTCGATAACGGCGGGCCATTGCCCGTCGATAGTGGCCCCGGAGTCGGGATCGCGGCGGGCGCCTTGATACATCAGGAGCCGATCGTCGCTGATCGCCCGGCGCACGGTAACGGATGGTATCCCTACCCTGTCGGCGACTTGGGATGCGGGGTAGAGTTCGGCCAGGCGCATCATCTTGCGAAAGGTCGGCATTTGATCGGGATCGACGATTAGCCCTCCGGCCCCGCGGTCGTATTTGTAGGGCATTGGTGGGTTTCCGGACAGCCATTTCCCGGCGCGGTAGGCTTCTGCCCTGCCCTCGGCCATCCTCGCCTGCAATACCTTCATTTCTACGCTGGAGAAACCGCCCTCCATGAGAAGTAGCATCCAGTCGCTATGTTGGGATGGGTCCAGCTGGCGTGATGGTGTGGCGAGTTTTACACCGTGTTGTGAGCACAGGTACAACCAGGAGACGTAATCTTGCAGACTATCATCGCGGCTCAGGCGCGATAGCTCGATGACCAGGATCAGGTTGATCTTTCCGGATCGCACGTCGCTCTCAAGGCGGGCGCGTTCGTGCAGTTCTTCGACCTTGCCGCGGGCCGCACTGGCGTGGCCGTCGTCGTAGATTTCAACCTGCCAGCCTTGGGCCAGGGCATATGCTGGCAACTGCTCGCGCTGGACGGTGAGCCGGTGGGAGGGTTTATTTTTATCTTCGCGGGATTTTCGGATATAGACTGCTGCGATCATGGGTTTTTGGTCTTACTCTTTGTCTTCACCTACATCAACAATCATGGCCTGAGTTACTTGTCCGTCAATTTCTTTCCCGTTTATTCTTAGAAAAATTGGCGATTTCCCCCACTCGGCATCTTTTAACTCTTTAAGGTGGGCGGCCTTGCGAAAAACCCATTTATCTTCGAGTGTGGCAGTAAAGATTCGCCCGTCTTTTTCCGACTTCACCCCGATGTAAAAGGCCTCAGGTTTGGAGGAATCGACCTTTTGAATACGATACATGCCGTTAAGTTGGGTCTTTATGCTGCGAGTTCGAGTCTGTCTCACAAGTTCTCGGACAACGTCTTGCGAAATACTGTGCCCGCCGATTTCCAGATGATCGGCCTCACTTGCTCCTTTTAACAGCTTATTAATTGTGTCTTCTGCTCGTTCATATGCTGGAACCAATACGGGATTTTTTTGCATAGCGTCAGCAAAGATTTGCATACGCTTTGTTTCTTGTTCGCTCAAAAGAGAGGTCATTTCGATTTGCTTTTTCTGGCGCACATGATCAAGGTAAGCTTTGGTTATGGTGACCCCACCCCAAATCAAGGCACCTCCTAGAACAACGGAGACAATCTCTGTGCCAGTCATTTTGGTAACCGCTCCATTGGCAAAAGTTTCAAGTGCAGATTGCAGGTCAACTTGAAAAAAGGATGAGCCTTTTTCAACTTTAACAACAATTTCCAGCTCATTGCGTTCGGCTTCGCTAAGTGCTCTAGCTGTTGATTTATTGTAACGCATTTGAGCATATGTTCGGTTAAGATTTTTTTGAAGATCGATAAAGCTCTCCATAACCTTAACGGTCAAGGATGAGTTAAATTTATCGCCCTGCAGCTTAAATTCCAAAACCGGCCAACCGTCAAATTCAATTTCAACCAGCCCTTTTGTCAAGCCATCAGTGACGGATTCTTTTAAAAATTCCCAAGCATCTTCTTCGTTTGAAATAGTGAGAGTTGTTGCCACTGGTTAATGCTCCTTTTAATAACATTCCACATTATCACTGTTCATTTTTCATTTGGTTAGGACAACAGTTTTTTCCCTAATCAGTTATCAACATAAATCCGTTCGACGGGGTATTTTGTAGAGGGAAACTCGACGGTCATGTGTACGGATTCGCCTTGTTTCATCCGGCCGCCGTCCACTTCGACGCAAACTTTTTTATTATTGCCCGTCACTCCGCAAACGGTTTGTAGCAGCGAGGATCGAGCGCCGGATCTGGCCAGGGTGATGGTGATGTTGGCGGAGCTGGCGCCGTAGCCGTTGCGGTACATCTGATTGACCTTGACGCGCCAGACGTCGTTGCGATGGGCTATGGCCGGGGTGGCTAACAGTATCAGGCTTGCGATAATGATCAGTTTTTTCATGGTCCTACCCTTCTTTCGCTAGAAATACTATTTGCATTCTGCCCCGCCGAGAACTTTCCAATTCTCTCCACGGACGACAGATCCGTAATCAATAATTTCAATGCGTATAGACTGACCGGACATTCCATGCTCTGCCAAAACAAGGCAAACATAATCTGCAAACCCGTCGCGCTGGGAGCCATTGTCAAAAACGCCAATTTTCAGGAGGAAATCGGTAGCCCACATGGCGTCTTTTACCTGCGGTTCCTGGCCGCTTTTTAAGTATCGAAGAACCTCTTGCCGCTGCTGTTTTTGATCAGCATGTACGGTAGATAATGACATGGCTATAAAGAGTGCCACGACGAAAAAAACCATGCGTTGCATGATGCCTGCCTTTCTCCAAGTGGATTTAACCTCTGCCCCTAAGCGCCTCCTGCGTCTCTCTTATCCTTTTAATCATCCTCAACGCCCTATCTCGTGCTGCAGACCGCAATATGCGAAGGCAAAAAATAACGTCAGCTTCCTCGTTTGTTACCTCTAGCTGCATGAATCCCTCCATGATGTTGACGCAATGCTAATTCAAAATCATGGGCGATTATTAAGGCAAAAGATAAAAAAATATAGACTTTTTAATCTGTTGGCGATCCGCTATTCTTGAGGGTTTTGCTTGCTCCGCTGCAGCAGCCACAGTTCGCGGAGGGTGTCCATGACATCGGCGCGATCCTGTGGATCGAGCTCGCGCATAAACTCCACCATCATGGCTTCCTGCTGGGTCAGTTTGAGAGGTTCGGTCGATGGATGCCCTGCCGACCACTCGATATCACAGGCCCGCACCAACTCGGACTCGTTGGTGTCGCTGGCGGCCCCCGATGGGCGCATTTCTCCGTCGCCGGTTTTTAACCAAGAGAAGCTTACACCTGTCAGCTCGGCTACCTTCGCAATGCTCCCATCTGGGATTTTTTTTCGCCTCTTCCACGCGCTCCCTGCGCTGTCTGAAAATCCCATAGATTCAAGCATTTGGGCCATATTCTTGGCCCCTGTCGCCTGAATCATTCGTTCAATTATCTGCAAAACACCGGACATATGTTCGCTTTTTTTGTTGACACCTGACAGATGTCAGGTTACTGTTCCAAGCACGAGGAGGAAACACCCAAAACCCTAAACACGGAGGCGGAGATGGCGACAGTCCAAAGCAGTGCATGGAGCAAGTTTTTTGGTGAATCTCTACGAACTCCCGGCGCCGCCTGTTTTTTACGCCGGTTTTTCTCCTATGCCGAAAAGCGATCCGGCGATGGTTGCGATGACTCCGGGCGGATCGTATCGGAACTCGGCCAGTAGTTTTTCAACCATGTCATCGGGGACCTGCTTGCTCATGCCGGTTTTTACTTTCGCCGACATGTTCTCTTTGGCCCATGCCAGCAGCTCAGCCTCTGGTTTGCCAAAAAATTCGGAGAACACTTTGGTGTACAGCTCAAGTCGGGTCATTTTTGGTCCTTTACAAAGGATGCCTAACAATTTTGCGACTGCTTAAGCGTATCAAAGCTCGTTTCGGTAACGAATTATATAGCGGTTTTGAATAGTTGGCGCTGCCATCAGGGAATCCGCAAAAAAACTAAGGGTAATGTTCTAGGAACATTAGCAATAATGAAGGATTTTGGCAAATGGAAAACAAGACGGTTTCTCACATTCCTGATTTTGACAAGCCGGCTACTGTGGCGAACATCCGCTCCTATTACGGGAGCGTGGCGGAGGCGTGTCGGCGTTTTGAAGTTGAGCGCCGGACGTTTGATGCGGCGCTCAACGGGGAGCGCGGCCGGCGCCGCGCGAACAGCATCGCGGCGCAGGTTATCCGACGCTTGGACGATCAGGGTCTGCTGGTAAAAAAACCAGCATAGCAGTTTTTTATGGGACAGTTTTAGGATGTTTTAAAGGGGGCTAATTATGGCGGGGATCGCACACAATCCACCGGAAGAGACGTTGCGGGAAATGCTGTATCGCTGGGCGAAGGCCCGGCCTCTGACGCTGAAACGGCAGGCGGAGCACCTGGGCCTGGCCGAGAGCACGCTGGGGAACAGCATCAATCCTCACATCGAGGCGATGGAATACAAGCTGGCCTGGCTGATCCCGCACATGCTCCTGAACGATAGCCTGGCGCCGTTGGATTATCTGGAGGCGTGTGTGGGCCGTGTGGCGTTCGATCTGCCCCAGGCGCCCGAGTGCGTGGCGAATCTGCAGGCGGAGCTGGCGCGCACGATTAAAGAGTTTGGAGATGTGATCGCGGCCTCGGGCACGGCTCTGGAGGACGGAAGAGTTCAGCGGAACGAAGTGAAGCGCATCGAGCAGGAAATTAACGAGATGGTCCGTCAGGCGTTTGCTTTTTTGCAAGCGGTGAAGGACCGCATGGAGCGTTACTGATGGCTGCGGACCGTCGTAAAAGATCGGAGCAGTTGCGCCGGGAATGGTTCAGTGCTGAGCAGTGGGCGCATGCGGAGGGGGTTGTTTTCCCGCTGCTGCGCGAAATGGCGCGGCGGGCCCATGAGCGCATGGGCCGTTCGGAGGCGCAATGATTGGGTTTTTGCGGATGATTATGGAGCGGCGGCATGTGAGTAAGCGCCTGTCCCGCATGAACCTGCGGCCATCCTTAGCTCACTCGCCAAAGCTGGTACCAACGAATTGCCCTGTCTGCGGCCGCCCGATTGCGGGACCGGTGTTCCGTAAGGTGCAAACGACGGCCGCGGGCGATCGTGACATTTTGGTTTGTACGGCCTGTCATGTGCTGGGCCCGATGGACAGCATCCTGACCGCGGCGGCGGAACGTGCGGCCGCTGATCACCCCGACCTGCCTGCTCCTGGCTAGATCCGCCCCGGGCCGTCCCTCCCGGGCCCCAAAAAAAGGGAAGTTGTCAAGGCGCTCGAGGTTTTTGACCCTCCGGCCTCGAGCGCCGGGTTTATCCCTCGGGAGGGCAGCTGGAGGCATCATGATTGTGGCCGATTTTAGTGGACAAGTTCTTGTTTTGGATTCGCTGCAGGACGCCGAAGCGCTGCTCGGGATCATTTCCCGGGGCAAGCCTGTCCGGTGGGATCACCGCCTGCCGAACGATGCGTGCTATGTCGAGGGGGCTACCCGGCGGTGTTTGGAGCTCACGGTGTCGCCCAGTCGGGTTGTGACCGAGGAAGAGGCAGGCAGGTTGTTGTCGGTCAAGGAGGCCGGCAAATGAGCCGGTTTGTTTGTTGCTGGTGCGGTGCGCTGTTTGGCGCGGCGCGGACTCCAGAGCCAAGCCATGGTACGTGTCCGCGCTGTGCGGCCCTGGGCTTTGCAGCGCTCGATGCTATGGCGGGGCCCTGTGTCAGCGTCCCCCTGTCCCCCGGGGTAAGGCGGTGGCTCATGGATGATCTGCTGGACCAATGGGTTGAGGCTCTGGCGATATTTGCCACCTGGATGGGTGTGTTGGTATTTGCCGGGCAAATCATCAGGGGGTTTTGTGGCGCGTAACGAGATGATTGCAGCGATGCACAAAGCAGAGGCCCGGATCAGGGCTTCGTTGTCGGGCCAGGTCAGAGTTTATACGCGGGAGGAGATCGATGTCATTGCAAAGACCCTCGAGCCGCCGCGGGTCGTCCGAAGCGACCCGTATTTTTACGGCGTCAGATATCGATGACTGGATGGCGGCGCACACGGTGAGATGTGAGCGGTTGGGATCGCGTATCGAGCCGGGCTTTTGCAAGAGCTACCGGCAGGACAGGATTGCTTGTCATGGTTGCCTGCAGGCCGCGGAGATGGATAGGCTGGCACAGGGTCATAAAGAGATTATCAAAGAGGAGGTGGATGTGGGTACAGGGGAAACAAAGGCATGTTTGGAGTGTAGAGCAACCGGCAAGAGGATCATCGGGCGAGGTCTTTGCGGGGCGTGTTACAGCCGCCTCCGCGCCTCCGGCGGTCTGGACGCAAAGTATCCCAAGGGCGGCAGGGCTACCGCCAGTAACCCTGAAACCGGTGTCACTCCCTCGCCCACGGTCGAGACTGACGAGGAGGTGGAACAGCCCACAGCGGGGCAGCCTGTGGCAACGATCGCCACGCGGTATGACGACTGTCCTGGAATTACCGCCGCCCGCGAGTGGGCCGAATCCCGGCTATGCCCTGAAGAAGGTGCTGATCCCTCACCTACAGTTGGTACTGAAGAGACCGTCGCTCCGCCCACAACGCCACGGCCGGTGAAGGTGGAGGGCCCATTATCTGACTCCCAGCAAGGGGTCAGTGCCTTTGACCAATTTGTCTCAAACGCGATAGCCAGCATACAGAATCGGTTAAGTGGGGTTACCCCGGAAGACGTACTGATCGATGGCCTTGATTTTGTCCACGTCCGTTTCCTGCCGGGTGACGCGGATCTGTTGGCGTTTCTGCAGGGCTGGGCACGCGAAGAGCGTCGCACCGTCGAGCAGCAGATACTCGCGATCCTCGACAACGCCAAGGCCGCGGCGGATAAGGAGACGATATGATCTACCGCGATTGTCTGACCTGTCGTCAGCAAGCCCTCTGCCCGGCCAAGCCCGAGCATTGCCGCGAGGCGTTGTTTGCCCATGGTCGCGGGGTTACCCCACCAGTCTGTCGGGACTACCAGCCTCGCTACTCTCGTGGTGTTGATGGTGTCCTCGATGTCGCTCCCTCCCCGCGCCCCTCCCATCCCCGTGGCGTCACCAGTATTAATCATGGAGGTTCGGCATGTTGAGCATCAAGCTCGAGGGTATAGAGCAGGCCATGCGGATGTTTGACCCCAAGGTCGTCAGCCCCGCCGCCAGCCAGGCAATCAACGATGCGGCCCGAGCGGGGCGGGCGGAAGCGGCACGTGCTCTGCTGGGCAAATGGAATCTGAAAGCGGGCAAGGTCAACGCCGAACTCAAGAATATCAAGTTTGCCAGGATCGGGGATCTGACCGCCACTATCCAGGCGAAGGGCCGCCCGATCAGCCTGCAGTATTTTGGCTTCAAGGAAGTGCGCCGCACGGTCAAAGGCAAGGGCGGGAAGTATCGGCAGGTCAAGGGTGTCACCGGCTCGGTGCTCAAGGCCGGTGGTGGCAAGTCCTACCCTGGCGCCTTCACGGCAACCATGCTCAGCGGACACAATGGCGTGTTCATGACTGAGAAGCGATTCTTTGGCCTCAGCGATTACGGGTACAACAAGCCGACCCGGGGCAGGTACGCCGGGCAGCGCGGCAGGACGCCTGTGGTCAGCATGTCGACCGTCACCATCGCCACCATGTTCAACCAGGTCCCCGTGCAGCAAGCCACGGTCAATGCTGTCGAGGCACGGTTCCAGTCACGGTTTGGGCACCACATTGACCGGCTCATGGACAAATGATCGCGGGTCCTCCCTGGCGATCCGGTGATTACGGGCGGCAAAGCCCCGGGCTTTGAGTCCATTTAAATTTTTTGTTGGTCGTGAAAAATTGAATGAGGGTTGCAAAAAATGGCGCAATTTCGGGAGGTTGCAAATAGCGAAGGGCTGCAGGGGCCTGTCAGTTGGTTGCCCGATGATGTGGTGGCTGAATTGTCGGCCCGGTTTTTTGACGCGGACACCTGCACGGACTGGTTCCTGGGCCGCTGTTATCCCGACGGGCCGGAGTGTCCTCGCTGCGGCGCGCCGATCACCGGCGAGCGGGCATTGGCGCGCTGGCGGGCGTTGCAGCGCCTGACCTGTCCGCATTGCGGCCGCAAAGTCAAGGCGACCACGGGGACCCTGCTCCAGGAAGCCCGCATCGATCCTCGCCAGCTATTTATCGCCCTGTCCATGCTCGGCCTCGGCGCCGATCCGGCGGCCATCGCCCGCATTGTTGGCGTCACCCCCGCGACGGTGTTGACCTGGCGTGACAAGGTCCGCGCCCTGGCGGAGGTCTGCCAGTGACCGACCCACAAAACAAAGTGGTCGATCTGGCCGCCCAGGTCGAAGAACGCCTCCGGCAGGAAGCCGCCGAACTCGCGGCGGCAGAGCCGAAAAAAGACGAGGCCCCGCCGGCAACTGGCGGACCCGACGACCCACGATTTATTATGCGGTGCCTGGCAAACAACGAGCGTGGCGACGGGATACTGTTCACCGCGCTGCAGCGGGACCAGTACGTCTACAACAAAACAAATGGCCTGTGGTACCAGTGGGAAGGTCACCACTGGAGCATCGATAAGCTCAACCGCGCCACAACAGCCGTCGAGAGCGTTGCGGTCAAATATCTCGACGAGGCGGCAAAACTCCGGGCGGAGGTCGACGCATTGTCTTCCGACATGGCCGCCGCGGAAGAAAAAGCCGAAAATTGTCGCACGGCCAAGGACGAATCCGGGGCCCGAAAGGCCACGGCACTAGCTGGCCAACTCGCCGTACAGATCGATCGCGTCAACTCCAAGCTCAAAAACCTCAAAAAGCGGGTTGAGCGCCTGCGCAGTGTGCGCGGCGCCGCCAACTGCCTCACCTGGGCCCACTGCGTCGAGCAACCACTCGCCATCGTCGGCGACGAAATTGACAAAAAACCGATGCTGCTGGCCTGCAAAAATGGCGTCATCGACCTTGAAACCGGCCGGCTATACCCAGGCAATCCCAGCGACTACCTGGTGCGCGCCATCCCCGTCGAGTATCACGGCATCGATTGCGTCAACCAGGACTGGGAAAAATTCCAGAGGGAGATCCACGGGGAGGAAAACACCCTGGTCGATTTCGTGCGGCGCTATTTTGGGTACAGCATCACCGGCCTGACCACGGAACAGTACCTGTCAACCTTCATCGGCGAGGGCGCTAACGGCAAGGGAACGATGTTCGAAACGCTCCACGAAGTTCTCGGGGAGCTCGCCTGGTCCATTGACCCCGAGATGATCCTCGAGCAAAAAAACGCTAAAAGCTCCGCCGGGCCCTCGCCAGATATCATATCGCTCTACGGGCGAAGGCTGGTCGTTGCCTCCGAGACAGAACAACATCGCCGCATCAGCGGAGCCAAAGTTAAACGCCTGACCGGCTCCGACACCCTCACCGGCCGGGCGCCCCACGACAAATACGAGGTCAACTTTACGCCGACGCACACCCTGGCCCTGGTGACCAACCACGCACCCAAAGGGCTGGCAGCCGACTTCGCGCTGTTTCGGCGGCTGCTCTACCTCGAATATCCGCTGCGCTACGTGGCCGATCCCGCGCTCGAAGCCCGCAGCGATCCCCAAAACGCGGCTATATATCGTCAGCGAGACCCCGATCTGCCGCGACGACTGCTCGCCAATCAACCCGGGATCCTCGCCTGGCTGGTGCGCGGCTGCCTCGAATGGCAGCGCGACGGTCTCAAGCCCCCCGACAAACTACGCGCCGCCGCCGAAGCGATCCGCCGCAACGAGGACCATCTCGCACGGTTCATCGAAGAATCCTGCCGCCGCATCGACAACGACAGTCGGCTACTGTTCAAGCTCTTTTACGGCAAATTTGAGGAGTGGTTCGCCGAAAATGTGGACGAGGAAAAACGCTACAAGCCAACCAAGAAATCCATCGCCGACCAGTTGCGCCGCAAGGGCTATCAAGTCGAAAACACCGGGGGGCAGACCTACGTCTACGGTCTCGACGTCGAAGGCCTGCTGGCATGATGACCATGAGGTTGCTGAAGGATACTGTCAAGGGGGAAAGGGGCATGATGATATGACAATTCAAAAAACCGCAAAAAATCATCATCATGGCCATAAACCACCAAAAACATTCACCATTTTAAGCAACCATGATGAAATGATGATTTTCCTAGAAACCCTCACGTGCGCGCACGCGCGCGCGTTAAGTAGAAGGGGATCGGCCAATAGCGGATAGGTTTTTATATATTACCGTTTTTAGGAAAATAATCATATCGTCATATTTGATAAAAAGACTCTGTAAAAACAATAACTTAAAACCAAGATGATGATTTTTGCAGTAAAAACAAGATCATCATCATCATGGCTGGATAAAAAATGACTGTCCTTGATCTCGCACAGAACCGCATCGCCGGGTTGAAAAAGAAAACCGCCAAAGAATGGGCCGGCCCCTGTCCTGCTTGTGGTGGCACTGACCGGTTTGTTGTTTGGACCGACCGCGACGCCTGGTATTGCCGCGGTTGCGCCAAGGGCGGCGACGCCATTGAATTTTTGCGTATGACCGAGGGCCTCTCCTGCCCCGACGCCCACGAGGCCCTCGGTCTGCCCTGTAGTGCCGCCTGCTGTCCGGCCCGCGAAAAATGCCGACTGGGCGATGGCAAGCCTGGGGCCGCGCCTCGCGACCCGATGTTGTCCACCCCGGCCATCAAACAACCACCCCGCCAGGACTGGCAGCCCTCCGCCGCTACGCAACCCGCCGATGCATGG
This portion of the Syntrophotalea acetylenica genome encodes:
- a CDS encoding DUF4126 domain-containing protein encodes the protein MEQLHEIASIIALTMGVAWASGINLYATILVLGLLGATGGMVLPENLMILTEPMVIGAAGLMYAVEFFADKVPGVDTGWDGLHTFIRIPAGALLAAGAVGEVHPPLALAAAIVGGGLAAATHVTKAGTRVLINTSPEPLSNWGASLSEDLVVVAGLWVALNHPLLFIGLLILFILLMIWLLPRIWTIIKKIFGSLGRLFRSAEKPDRPSPAPTPKEIDIPPDLG
- a CDS encoding recombinase family protein, with translation MIAAVYIRKSREDKNKPSHRLTVQREQLPAYALAQGWQVEIYDDGHASAARGKVEELHERARLESDVRSGKINLILVIELSRLSRDDSLQDYVSWLYLCSQHGVKLATPSRQLDPSQHSDWMLLLMEGGFSSVEMKVLQARMAEGRAEAYRAGKWLSGNPPMPYKYDRGAGGLIVDPDQMPTFRKMMRLAELYPASQVADRVGIPSVTVRRAISDDRLLMYQGARRDPDSGATIDGQWPAVIDHLQAERIRRNRGSRRKAPRRQYAAMLSNLDILTCGYCGHSYRAWKNGRTRVDGTRLDYYGCRHKDKSDACQSRMIPTHILEERVLTNLFGLLSKAAELQRAWEARQDSDDTPGKLADIDREIEKCHTKKQRLVEAVADGLLSPADVRQKRNEIDNTIGTLNQKRAGLLSAQAIAPDWDALKITRQAFDHLYQAEQREVIASLIAQIRIFPTYALITYRFPRNENGDNIARIHLPERQKPAGPRQVYKVKKQ
- a CDS encoding helix-turn-helix domain-containing protein; the encoded protein is MSGVLQIIERMIQATGAKNMAQMLESMGFSDSAGSAWKRRKKIPDGSIAKVAELTGVSFSWLKTGDGEMRPSGAASDTNESELVRACDIEWSAGHPSTEPLKLTQQEAMMVEFMRELDPQDRADVMDTLRELWLLQRSKQNPQE
- a CDS encoding phage regulatory CII family protein codes for the protein MAGIAHNPPEETLREMLYRWAKARPLTLKRQAEHLGLAESTLGNSINPHIEAMEYKLAWLIPHMLLNDSLAPLDYLEACVGRVAFDLPQAPECVANLQAELARTIKEFGDVIAASGTALEDGRVQRNEVKRIEQEINEMVRQAFAFLQAVKDRMERY
- a CDS encoding phage tail protein is translated as MLSIKLEGIEQAMRMFDPKVVSPAASQAINDAARAGRAEAARALLGKWNLKAGKVNAELKNIKFARIGDLTATIQAKGRPISLQYFGFKEVRRTVKGKGGKYRQVKGVTGSVLKAGGGKSYPGAFTATMLSGHNGVFMTEKRFFGLSDYGYNKPTRGRYAGQRGRTPVVSMSTVTIATMFNQVPVQQATVNAVEARFQSRFGHHIDRLMDK
- a CDS encoding phage/plasmid primase, P4 family, with the translated sequence MTDPQNKVVDLAAQVEERLRQEAAELAAAEPKKDEAPPATGGPDDPRFIMRCLANNERGDGILFTALQRDQYVYNKTNGLWYQWEGHHWSIDKLNRATTAVESVAVKYLDEAAKLRAEVDALSSDMAAAEEKAENCRTAKDESGARKATALAGQLAVQIDRVNSKLKNLKKRVERLRSVRGAANCLTWAHCVEQPLAIVGDEIDKKPMLLACKNGVIDLETGRLYPGNPSDYLVRAIPVEYHGIDCVNQDWEKFQREIHGEENTLVDFVRRYFGYSITGLTTEQYLSTFIGEGANGKGTMFETLHEVLGELAWSIDPEMILEQKNAKSSAGPSPDIISLYGRRLVVASETEQHRRISGAKVKRLTGSDTLTGRAPHDKYEVNFTPTHTLALVTNHAPKGLAADFALFRRLLYLEYPLRYVADPALEARSDPQNAAIYRQRDPDLPRRLLANQPGILAWLVRGCLEWQRDGLKPPDKLRAAAEAIRRNEDHLARFIEESCRRIDNDSRLLFKLFYGKFEEWFAENVDEEKRYKPTKKSIADQLRRKGYQVENTGGQTYVYGLDVEGLLA